A DNA window from Ctenopharyngodon idella isolate HZGC_01 chromosome 10, HZGC01, whole genome shotgun sequence contains the following coding sequences:
- the LOC127520177 gene encoding galactosylgalactosylxylosylprotein 3-beta-glucuronosyltransferase 1-like, with amino-acid sequence MRKHQAAKRKDILELVLVVLPWILLITLWLQRPGNSLLPVPKANRTGVGKAHQRSFRLHELCIIKNKHITEITRMKYVHSHSLPCFDALPTLHVITPTYSRPVQKAELIRLTNTLLHVPKLHWLVVEDAAQSTAMVSRLLENTGLNYTHLNVETPPDFKVLKKPRNESIPRGTMQRNLALRWLRENINSSSGHKGVVYFADDDNTYSLELFEEMRWTRKVSVWPVAFVGGLRYETPKINSQGKVFGWRTVFDPRRPFAIDMAGFAVNLQFILSKPQAYFKLKSVKGGYQESSLLQDLVTLSDLEPKASNCTKVLVWHTRTERPLLVNEGKKGFTNASVEV; translated from the exons atgagaaaac accaggctgcgAAGAGAAAGGACATCCTTGAACTCGTTTTAGTTGTGCTACCATGGATTTTACTCATCACGCTTTGGCTCCAACGTCCTGGCAACTCGTTGCTTCCAGTTCCGAAGG CTAACAGAACTGGGGTCGGTAAAGCTCACCAAAGAAGCTTTAGACTTCATGAGCTCTGCATCATAAAGAACAAGCACATCACTGAGATCACCCGGATGAAATACGTCCACAGCCACTCTCTACCCTGTTTTGATGCATTGCCAACTCTTCATGTAATAACTCCAACCTACAGTAGGCCCGTCCAGAAGGCAGAGTTGATCCGCCTCACTAACACTCTCCTACACGTCCCCAAACTTCACTGGCTAGTGGTGGAGGACGCGGCACAGAGCACGGCGATGGTGTCCAGACTGCTGGAGAACACGGGACTGAATTACACCCATTTGAATGTAGAGACGCCGCCGGATTTCAAAGTGTTGAAGAAGCCCAGAAATGAAAGTATTCCACGTGGAACCATGCAGAGGAACCTGGCTCTCCGCTGGCTCAGGGAGAACATCAACTCCAGCTCGGGTCATAAAGGAGTTGTGTATTTTGCAGATGATGATAATACTTACAGCTTGGAGCTGTTTGAGGAG ATGCGATGGACTCGTAAAGTATCTGTCTGGCCGGTCGCCTTCGTCGGAGGTCTCCGGTACGAGACGCCCAAAATCAATTCTCAAGGCAAAGTGTTCGGCTGGAGGACGGTGTTTGACCCTCGTCGGCCTTTTGCCATCGACATGGCTGGGTTTGCAGTGAACCTTCAGTTCATCCTCAGCAAACCTCAAGCCTACTTTAAGCTAAAAAGTGTAAAAGGCGGATACCAGGAGAGCAGTTTGCTACAGGATCTGGTCACTCTCAGTGACCTGGAACCCAAAGCCTCTAACTGCACAAAG GTACTGGTTTGGCACACCCGGACAGAAAGACCCCTGCTTGTGAATGAAGGAAAAAAGGGATTCACAAATGCCAGCGTGGAAGTATGA
- the LOC127520479 gene encoding galactosylgalactosylxylosylprotein 3-beta-glucuronosyltransferase 1-like isoform X3 — protein sequence MPKRKDILELVLVVLPWILLITLRLQRPGNSLLPVPKANRTGVGKAHQRSFRLHELCIIKNKHITEITRMKYVHSHSLPCFDALPTLHVITPTYSRPVQKAELIRLTNTLLHVPKLHWLVVEDAAQRTAMVSRLLENTGLNYTHLNVETPPDFKVLKKPRNESIPRGTMQRNLALRWLRENINSSSGHKGVVYFADDDNTYSLELFEEMRWTRKASVWPVAFVGGLRYETPKINSQGKVFGWRTVFDPRRPFAIDMAGFAVNLQLILSKPQAYFKLKGVKGGYQESSLLQDLVTLSDLEPKASNCTKVLVWHTRTEKPLLVNEGKKGFTNASVEV from the exons ATGCCGAAGAGAAAGGACATCCTTGAACTCGTTTTAGTTGTGCTACCATGGATTTTACTCATCACGCTTCGGCTCCAACGTCCTGGCAACTCGTTGCTTCCAGTTCCGAAGG CTAACAGAACTGGGGTCGGTAAAGCTCACCAAAGAAGCTTTAGACTTCATGAGCTCTGCATCATAAAGAACAAGCACATCACTGAGATCACCCGGATGAAATACGTCCACAGCCACTCTCTACCCTGTTTTGATGCATTGCCAACTCTTCATGTAATAACTCCAACCTACAGTAGGCCCGTCCAGAAGGCAGAGTTGATCCGCCTCACTAACACTCTCCTACACGTCCCCAAACTTCACTGGCTAGTGGTGGAGGACGCGGCACAGAGGACGGCGATGGTGTCCAGACTGCTGGAGAACACGGGACTGAATTACACCCACTTGAATGTAGAGACGCCGCCGGATTTCAAAGTGTTGAAGAAGCCCAGAAATGAAAGTATTCCACGTGGAACCATGCAGAGGAACCTGGCTCTCCGCTGGCTCAGGGAGAACATCAACTCCAGCTCGGGTCATAAAGGAGTTGTGTATTTTGCAGATGATGATAATACTTACAGCTTGGAGCTGTTTGAGGAG ATGCGATGGACTCGTAAAGCATCTGTCTGGCCGGTCGCCTTCGTCGGAGGTCTCCGGTACGAGACGCCCAAAATCAATTCTCAAGGCAAAGTGTTCGGCTGGAGGACGGTGTTTGACCCTCGTCGGCCTTTTGCCATCGACATGGCTGGGTTTGCAGTGAACCTTCAGCTCATCCTCAGCAAACCTCAAGCCTACTTTAAGCTAAAAGGGGTAAAAGGCGGATACCAGGAGAGCAGTTTGCTACAGGATCTGGTCACTCTCAGTGACCTGGAACCCAAAGCCTCTAACTGCACAAAG GTACTGGTTTGGCACACCCGGACAGAAAAACCCCTGCTTGTGAATGAAGGAAAAAAGGGATTCACAAATGCCAGCGTTGAAGTATGA